The Cutaneotrichosporon cavernicola HIS019 DNA, chromosome: 5 DNA segment TCCATACCccgcgtcgctctcgccaGCTATCACACAACACGACTCGCTCCTTCAATAATGTCCTGGATCGTCGCAAAGGAGAAGCGGCCCGCATCGACCGCGGCAAACGTGCCGGCCGTGCCTaagccgagctcaaggtgTGTTTGTTGCCCAAGGCTAGACGCGTCTCTTATGCCTCCTGACCTTTTCGGTTGCTGACGCCGAACCTAGTGTTATGCTCGTGTCGCCGACAaaccagctcctcctccttcatcGGGTTCAGCGCTCGTCCGCGTTCCCGTCGGCTCACGTGTTCCCGGGCGGCAACCTCAGTAGCTTCCACGAGGTTATCCCCAGCGAGCAGGATGTCGGGCGGCACAATGACGGGTATGCGTACCGTCTCGCAGCCATTCGCGAAACGTTTGAGGAGTCGGGCATCCTGCTTGCCCGCAAGAAGGGGACGCCGCCAGGCGGCCctctcctcaagctcagcgaggccgagattGAGGATGGCCGCAAGGCCGTACACGGGGATAAGATCAAGTTTGAGGAGTGGCTGGATCAGAAGGGCGGCGTGGCCGAGATTGGTGAGTTTGCGAGGGGAGCCGAGTTGGGAGTGGGCATGGCATGAGGCAGTGTTGTCAGTGGAGGGGCGCCCAGGTGTCTGAAGGGGTCCCATCCGATTTGCTTGCTCTCGAGCGCGCATCTGGGGACGCCAACCCGAAGGTCACTCGCCTATACCCACACGTTTCCCTCCCTCCAAACACTCTGGAAGTCTTGCTGACGGCAGAATCTCTCGTGCCCTTCACGCGCTGGATCACTCCTCCCAATGTTCCCAAGCGCTTCACGACGCAGATGTACGTCTACATGCTGCCTCTGAACTCGGACGCAGTGGGTCACGATGCTGAGGTGACGGTGCACAACCCAACCCATGACGGCGGGATCGAGCACACGGCCGCGGCCTTTGACGACTGCGCCGACTGGCTGAAGCGCGGAAAGAGTGGGGAAATCATCATCTACCCTCCTCAGATGTACCTCATCGgccacctcgccgagcacctGACAGGGCCTGGCAACTACGGTGCTCAGCGCGACTCGCTCAAGAGCTTCCTGGCCTCAAGCACCACCGGACGGTCAAACCACGCAACAAGCAGCATCAACTGGGCGGACAAGGTCATCTCGCCAGTGGGCCGTGGTGTGCACAAGGCGAGTGGGAAGCAGATTCTCTCGCTCGAGGGGTCTGGTCCCGAACTCCGTGGTTCGGGCCGCGCCGGTGACTTTGACCGTGTCGTGCTCGTCAAGGGCACCAAGGCGGGACCACGCAACGTCGAGGTTGTgtggcgcgacgacgtcgctgAAGATCTCAAGAGCGCCGTCATGGCGCCCAAGGATGTTAAGGCCAAGTTGTAGAATCTGACGACATAGAATTGTATACACGCTCGTTTCTAGAGGTCAGCTAGGTCGAGCCGGATGCAGAGCTGATCCCGATGGCTGGCGTCGTACCATGGGAGATCCGGGAACTGGAAAGCACAAAGTCGATGCATGCCCAGCGCGCTCAGAAGGATATGAACTGGATGACGCATGGCGTGTCTGGATAAAGAGATGAGACGAGTTTCAAAGCCTAGAGAGAAGATGGCTGGAGAGGGCCATTATTACTTAGTTGCTTGGGTGTGGTGAGCATGATATGGTGGGGTGCGTTCTGGAGGACTTGTAATACTGACGCAATCCACCACAATCCGCtgttcctcttcctccatctcccattTCTCCATGCCTCAAACCTATCTCCAAATATATTCGCTCACCTCATCAACCAGCATTAGTCAAGAGTCAATCACCGGCCCCCCGTAGCCAGCGGGAATGCCATGCATCCCGTCAGGGATGGGCCCATGCTTCTCGCTCAATCGTCACATGACGGCATCTAACCAGATACTGGCACGCCGATAGTGTCGGCCGTCACCAAAAGGGAGCACCTACTAAGACTCACCAATTCGCATCTTCTTCTCCCTTGTTCACATCTCATTAACCCAGCATCTCCTACTCCAAGCACCCTTGGAAACACATCGGTGCTGCTATACGTCGTGTACGTCGGCGCGTTCATCGCGGTTTCGGCTGCGCTGCTTGTGCGCCGTGTCCAGGCGGTGCGAAAGGTTCGCTATGGCCAGCGCGACGCCATGATGGACAAGTACGCGtatctcctcgacgacatgaGCAAGATGACCTAccacgaggccgaggagatctCCAAGTactcgtccttcttggTGAGTACATGGCAGCGGCGGTTGGCGACTGGATGGAATCGGGACGCTGACGTCAGGAAATGCCATGGACGGTCACCGTCGCACTCTCCTTCGCCCTTTTCAAGACATACGCCATCCCAACCATCTCAGGTGTGTTGTGCAAGTCTGGCCAGCTGTCGACGGACGCGAGTGCCGGACgtcgcgccgaggacacTGGCATCTTCATCAACGAGTTtagtggtggtggcgagagccacgccgtcgctggcgtGGACACCGAGCGTGGCAgcatcgccctcgcgcgcatGAACTGGTTACACTCTAGATACGGCAATCTCATTGGCCGTGACGACAAGCTGTTCACCCTCGCTCTATTCGTGTTCGAGCCCTTCTACTTCGCCGAGCTGTTTGACTACCGCCCGCTGAATGAactcgagaaggaggcaCGGTGAGTTTTGCGCATGAACAAGCAGGAGAGGCCGGAgtcctcccttcctcttATCATGTCCGACCGCGTTCCctgctgaccccagctaCGTCCACTGGCGCGAGATTGGCGCTCGCATGGGCATTGAGGACATTCCTCccacgcgcgccgagctgctcgaaTGGACGGTCGCGTACGGCAAGAAGTCGATGGTGTACGATCCCCGCAACGCGCAGGTCGGTAACGCGACCTTTAGCGTGTTACTCAAGGACTTACCTCGCTTCATGTGGCCACTCGGCAAGCGTATGAGCCTGGTTCTTCTCGACGACCACATGCTGCAGGCGTTTGGGTGGGAGAAGCCTCCTGCTTTGATGTACTGGCTGGTACCGCGCCTGTTACGGATCAAGGGACTCGTGTGTGGCAATCTGCTGTTCCCACGCACAACGCCGCCCCCACACGTCAAGACTAGCGTGCGCTGCTC contains these protein-coding regions:
- a CDS encoding uncharacterized protein (NUDIX domain); this encodes MSWIVAKEKRPASTAANVPAVPKPSSSVMLVSPTNQLLLLHRVQRSSAFPSAHVFPGGNLSSFHEVIPSEQDVGRHNDGYAYRLAAIRETFEESGILLARKKGTPPGGPLLKLSEAEIEDGRKAVHGDKIKFEEWLDQKGGVAEIESLVPFTRWITPPNVPKRFTTQMYVYMLPLNSDAVGHDAEVTVHNPTHDGGIEHTAAAFDDCADWLKRGKSGEIIIYPPQMYLIGHLAEHLTGPGNYGAQRDSLKSFLASSTTGRSNHATSSINWADKVISPVGRGVHKASGKQILSLEGSGPELRGSGRAGDFDRVVLVKGTKAGPRNVEVVWRDDVAEDLKSAVMAPKDVKAKL
- a CDS encoding uncharacterized protein (oleate hydratase activity), producing the protein MMDKYAYLLDDMSKMTYHEAEEISKYSSFLEMPWTVTVALSFALFKTYAIPTISGVLCKSGQLSTDASAGRRAEDTGIFINEFSGGGESHAVAGVDTERGSIALARMNWLHSRYGNLIGRDDKLFTLALFVFEPFYFAELFDYRPLNELEKEARYVHWREIGARMGIEDIPPTRAELLEWTVAYGKKSMVYDPRNAQVGNATFSVLLKDLPRFMWPLGKRMSLVLLDDHMLQAFGWEKPPALMYWLVPRLLRIKGLVCGNLLFPRTTPPPHVKTSVRCSFAGPVSEKTEKAPDAGLPQIVRDGYIFEPWYVKPDGARMGALGLGTPGLPKYVPEGYINSRLGPERLYNQGVDLTLKNAAAMRERAQGGQCPFFVAQEVVATA